From Pseudoalteromonas viridis, the proteins below share one genomic window:
- the nhaD gene encoding sodium:proton antiporter NhaD, translating to MVTPIILTLIAVAFVLIVIEDIIHVNKAKTTLFFGTLCWIILFISPLHGESSETIQHQLDHNILEIATLWLFLMAAMTFVAYLNSKGFIQNIVHRVMPTQISERKMMFLVGGFAFLFSSISDNITATLISLAVVMSLKLDPKKLIKYATLIIFSVNSGGVSLITGDVTTLMIFLAGKVTIPDLLLLVAPSIISVLLLATMLSMGMKDQLVFEKQALRRIEKTDITIAVIFMTTVLTTLYLSVQYQVPPMLTFLCGLSVMFLMAQFLMRKKDVNKKIIDYIREIEYDTLLFFVGVLLLVGALKEVGVLNMFTQLYEFVDPQYASYLVGLMSAAVDNVPLTAALLKADIVMSPQQWLTFTYATGVGGSMLIIGSAAGIIAMSKVKALTFTSYLRMSLYLLIAYTAGYAGAFFMGQFI from the coding sequence ATGGTCACGCCCATTATCCTAACCCTGATAGCGGTCGCTTTTGTGCTTATCGTTATAGAGGATATTATCCATGTAAACAAGGCCAAAACGACCCTTTTTTTTGGCACTTTATGTTGGATTATCCTATTTATCTCCCCACTTCATGGCGAAAGCTCAGAAACTATACAACATCAGCTCGACCACAACATTCTTGAAATCGCCACCTTGTGGTTATTCCTGATGGCGGCGATGACCTTTGTTGCCTATCTGAACTCTAAAGGTTTTATTCAAAACATCGTCCATCGGGTAATGCCAACTCAGATCAGTGAACGCAAAATGATGTTCCTGGTGGGTGGCTTTGCTTTCTTGTTTTCTTCGATTTCTGACAATATTACCGCGACGCTTATCTCGCTGGCGGTGGTGATGTCGCTAAAACTCGATCCGAAGAAGCTTATCAAGTATGCCACATTGATCATCTTCAGTGTTAACTCGGGCGGCGTGTCTTTGATCACAGGTGATGTGACCACACTGATGATTTTCCTCGCCGGTAAGGTAACGATCCCAGACTTGTTATTGCTGGTGGCGCCTTCCATTATCAGCGTACTCTTGCTGGCAACCATGCTGTCTATGGGAATGAAAGATCAGCTGGTATTTGAAAAGCAAGCGCTGCGCAGAATAGAGAAAACAGACATTACGATCGCGGTGATCTTTATGACGACGGTACTGACTACGCTGTATCTGAGCGTACAATATCAGGTCCCGCCCATGCTGACTTTCCTCTGTGGCCTGTCGGTGATGTTTTTGATGGCCCAGTTTCTGATGCGCAAAAAGGACGTCAATAAAAAGATCATCGATTATATTCGTGAAATTGAGTACGACACTTTGCTGTTCTTTGTCGGTGTACTTTTGCTGGTTGGGGCGCTAAAAGAGGTGGGTGTCCTTAATATGTTCACTCAGCTGTATGAGTTCGTTGACCCTCAGTACGCCAGCTATCTGGTGGGCCTGATGAGTGCAGCAGTTGATAATGTACCACTGACGGCCGCTTTGCTCAAAGCAGACATCGTTATGAGCCCGCAGCAATGGCTTACCTTTACCTATGCGACAGGCGTGGGCGGCTCTATGCTGATCATCGGCTCGGCGGCAGGGATCATTGCAATGAGTAAAGTAAAAGCTCTAACCTTTACGAGCTACTTAAGAATGAGCCTATATTTGTTAATTGCCTACACGGCAGGGTATGCCGGTGCCTTTTTTATGGGGCAATTTATTTAA